A window of the Desulfopila inferna genome harbors these coding sequences:
- a CDS encoding aminomethyltransferase family protein: MKKTPLYQWHVANGANMAEFGSYLMPLWYPAGARKEHLGVIESAGLFDTSHMAVVLVEGPGSYQLLQKAISKDLDRCLGSGDKPLAEGRCVYGVFLNEQGHVIDDAIVYKRGDTSYMVVVNAGMGRVVAQHLGRLGDSAQIQITDLTEKLGKIDIQGPASAQILGKLLQDPQNVFAKMMYFSFKGWFGPDSSVLLKDGTPILLSRTGYTGEFGFEIFVEPEHLEKTWNALLETGGSGITPCGLAARDSLRAGAALPLSHQDIGDWPFSNNPWEFVLPLDSQGHFTKSFVGSESLQKLNNEKATYPFAGFDPRKIVPNERSGVIDSDGNPVGEILTCATDMAIGRVDGRIISIATPESDGKPEGFQPKGLCCGFVRVSGKYSVGDRLYLTDGKRKLEIEIREDVRPDRTARRPIKEMI, from the coding sequence ATGAAAAAAACACCACTCTATCAATGGCATGTCGCAAATGGCGCTAATATGGCCGAATTCGGATCTTACCTGATGCCGCTGTGGTATCCCGCAGGCGCCCGTAAGGAGCATTTAGGCGTAATAGAAAGTGCCGGTTTATTTGATACCAGTCATATGGCAGTTGTTCTGGTAGAAGGCCCTGGTTCCTATCAGCTTCTGCAGAAGGCAATTTCCAAAGATCTCGACAGGTGTCTCGGCTCCGGAGACAAACCACTTGCAGAGGGCAGATGTGTCTACGGGGTCTTCCTCAATGAGCAAGGCCATGTCATAGATGATGCCATCGTTTATAAGCGGGGCGATACCTCCTACATGGTGGTAGTTAATGCCGGAATGGGACGGGTTGTTGCACAACATCTTGGTCGGCTCGGCGACTCTGCCCAGATACAGATAACCGATCTGACCGAGAAGCTCGGAAAAATCGATATTCAGGGCCCTGCCTCCGCGCAGATTCTCGGTAAACTCCTCCAGGATCCGCAAAATGTTTTTGCAAAGATGATGTATTTTTCTTTCAAAGGCTGGTTTGGACCCGACTCTTCCGTTCTCCTGAAAGACGGCACCCCGATTCTGCTCTCCCGCACCGGATATACCGGAGAATTCGGCTTTGAGATATTTGTCGAGCCCGAGCACCTGGAAAAGACCTGGAATGCACTTCTGGAAACTGGTGGTTCCGGGATAACGCCTTGCGGACTTGCGGCCCGTGATTCCCTGCGTGCCGGTGCCGCTCTTCCGCTTTCACATCAGGACATAGGCGACTGGCCTTTCAGCAATAATCCCTGGGAATTCGTGCTTCCCCTTGACAGCCAGGGACACTTCACCAAGTCCTTTGTCGGTTCGGAATCCCTGCAAAAACTCAACAATGAGAAAGCGACCTATCCATTTGCAGGATTCGACCCGAGAAAAATCGTTCCTAATGAGCGCAGCGGTGTTATCGACTCCGACGGCAATCCCGTTGGTGAAATCCTCACCTGTGCTACGGATATGGCAATCGGCCGTGTCGACGGCAGGATCATTTCCATAGCTACTCCGGAATCAGACGGTAAACCGGAAGGTTTCCAGCCCAAAGGATTGTGCTGCGGTTTTGTCAGAGTCTCCGGGAAATACAGTGTCGGTGACAGACTCTATTTAACAGATGGCAAGCGTAAGCTGGAAATAGAAATTCGGGAGGATGTCAGGCCTGACCGTACTGCCAGGCGCCCGATAAAAGAAATGATATAG
- a CDS encoding Lrp/AsnC family transcriptional regulator, producing MKFDTINISIIRHLRDGRVPYRKIAEDLGVSEGTIRSRVKKLQDEGVLEITGLINPDALPDQYVVMVGVRLKDMDLVKKGEEFSRLDGVISVCVVTGRFDLLLTVMLKKQFGMLEFYTNEVSKVENVRSVETFVVYKSFNLKVPLVV from the coding sequence ATGAAATTTGATACTATTAATATATCTATTATCCGACATCTCCGCGACGGCAGGGTGCCGTATCGAAAAATAGCCGAGGATCTGGGAGTTTCTGAAGGAACCATTCGTTCCAGAGTGAAGAAGCTGCAAGACGAAGGAGTGCTTGAAATCACTGGTCTCATCAATCCTGACGCCTTGCCTGATCAATACGTTGTCATGGTGGGAGTCAGGCTCAAGGACATGGATCTTGTCAAGAAGGGTGAGGAGTTCAGTAGGTTAGACGGCGTTATTTCCGTCTGTGTGGTTACCGGAAGGTTTGATCTTTTGCTGACTGTGATGTTGAAAAAACAGTTCGGTATGCTTGAGTTCTATACCAATGAAGTTTCCAAGGTTGAAAATGTACGTTCCGTCGAAACCTTTGTCGTATATAAGAGTTTTAATCTTAAAGTACCGCTGGTTGTCTAG
- a CDS encoding CBS domain-containing protein yields the protein MSLQDRVKEAVNWDTPSIDGESSLHQAISQMVKYDVSAFVVKMNGIVAGILGCVDLIKSVITHQDLHAVKVAEVMTSCQLVTEEGAVNPCAQIDEDESVENALKVLDSMGTHNLLVAGSTEREAGLVSLRDLLGLAIK from the coding sequence ATGAGCTTACAGGATAGAGTCAAGGAGGCGGTTAATTGGGACACTCCCTCCATCGATGGAGAAAGCAGCCTGCACCAGGCAATCAGCCAAATGGTCAAATACGACGTTTCCGCTTTTGTGGTGAAAATGAATGGCATCGTCGCGGGCATTCTCGGGTGTGTCGATCTTATTAAAAGCGTGATTACCCATCAGGATCTTCATGCGGTAAAGGTCGCCGAGGTCATGACCAGCTGCCAACTTGTCACCGAGGAAGGGGCTGTCAATCCATGTGCCCAGATCGACGAAGATGAAAGTGTTGAAAATGCCCTGAAAGTTTTGGACTCGATGGGAACTCATAATCTTCTGGTGGCAGGCTCCACTGAACGGGAAGCCGGCCTTGTTTCCCTTCGCGACCTGCTGGGGCTTGCCATCAAGTAG
- a CDS encoding TIGR01212 family radical SAM protein (This family includes YhcC from E. coli K-12, an uncharacterized radical SAM protein.) produces MKSPLIRTFSYHYKQKYGFAVGKIPLDLGERCPNREKGGCLFCSAPGFSPWYLKEKGEIAEQIRRGKKYLLKNRFLHYLAYFQQETSTSLETDRLLGVFASVLADPDCLGLIISTRPDYLSRRLLDKLCSLLQESGKSCLFELGLQSMHEKSLSAMNRNHSFADFLNGYRRIREFGRFEVGAHLLFGIPGEKSEEMIATVETVCGLGIDALKLHHLQILKNTPLEQMYECGQVPVFSRQEYLELLLLILPLIPERIVIHRLWATAHPQLLLAPQWNVQATVLSAELRKVMRERGICQGRPAESRDPT; encoded by the coding sequence TGGGCAAAATTCCTCTGGATCTGGGGGAGAGATGTCCGAATCGTGAAAAAGGTGGATGTCTTTTCTGCTCCGCTCCCGGCTTTTCCCCCTGGTACCTGAAGGAAAAGGGGGAAATTGCAGAACAGATCCGCAGGGGAAAGAAATATCTGCTGAAAAACAGATTCCTGCACTATCTTGCTTATTTCCAGCAGGAAACCTCTACATCTTTAGAGACTGATCGGCTCCTCGGCGTGTTCGCCTCGGTACTGGCCGACCCGGACTGCCTCGGCCTTATAATCTCTACCCGGCCGGATTACCTCAGTCGCCGACTTCTCGATAAACTCTGCTCCCTTCTTCAGGAATCCGGTAAAAGCTGCCTGTTTGAGCTGGGGCTCCAGTCCATGCATGAGAAAAGTCTTAGCGCCATGAACCGCAATCACAGCTTCGCCGATTTTCTCAATGGATATCGAAGGATCAGGGAATTCGGCCGCTTTGAAGTAGGAGCTCATCTTCTTTTCGGTATCCCTGGAGAGAAATCGGAAGAGATGATCGCAACGGTGGAAACGGTATGCGGGCTGGGAATCGATGCGCTAAAGCTGCACCATCTTCAAATCTTGAAGAATACCCCTTTGGAGCAGATGTATGAGTGTGGGCAGGTCCCCGTCTTTTCCCGGCAGGAATATCTTGAGTTACTCTTACTGATACTGCCCCTGATTCCTGAGCGCATCGTCATCCATAGACTCTGGGCCACAGCCCATCCGCAATTGCTGCTGGCGCCGCAATGGAACGTGCAGGCTACCGTGCTCAGTGCGGAGTTGCGAAAGGTTATGAGAGAGCGCGGCATCTGTCAGGGTAGGCCTGCTGAATCCCGAGATCCTACTTGA